The Bos indicus isolate NIAB-ARS_2022 breed Sahiwal x Tharparkar chromosome X, NIAB-ARS_B.indTharparkar_mat_pri_1.0, whole genome shotgun sequence genome has a window encoding:
- the LOC139181500 gene encoding heat shock transcription factor, X-linked member 3-like codes for MASQSSHKAHTAAPLAPLTCGEPAAGDPHDSSPDLNVDSGETLEKQGDQPKSPDPGLHDNLPPQGPKPEMASKEENNTFLGLSFPRKLWRIVEDEAFTSVRWNDEGDMVVIEADLFQTEVLQRRGADQIFETDSIKSFIRELNLYGFSKISPSDHSAGKKMMRVGKKVHKGTPPLAEPHRRSFVLSHLWSMGSVARRAGANHLPREQGGPSGKGTSSNTTSAPPATSGRGSTGQMPESLPEYPDYDSVMALYNTCYSLLTAALSFTAPNEAPEAEEEQGESSDHTCVLCEQVKDKPNP; via the exons ATGGCTAGTCAGAGCTCCCACAAGGCACACACAGCAGCCCCGCTGGCCCCACTAACTTGTGGGGAGCCTGCAGCAGGGGACCCCCATGATTCCTCCCCAGATCTAAATGTTGATTCAGGAGAGACTTTGGAGAAGCAGGGTGACCAACCCAAGAGCCCAGATCCAGGTCTCCATGACAATCTGCCCCCACAGGGCCCGAAGCCAGAAATGGCCAGCAAGGAAGAGAACAACACCTTCCTTGGGCTGTCCTTCCCCAGGAAGCTCTGGAGAATCGTGGAGGATGAGGCCTTCACCTCTGTGCGCTGGAACGATGAGGGAGACATGGTGGTCATTGAGGCAGATCTCTTCCAGACAGAGGTCCTCCAGCGCAGAGGTGCAGACCAGATCTTTGAGACAGACAGCATCAAGAGCTTCATCCGTGAACTGAACCTGTATGGTTTCAGTAAAATCTCCCCTTCGGATCACTCTGCAGGGAAGAAGATGATG CGGGTGGGCAAGAAAGTCCACAAGGGAACCCCACCTCTCGCAGAACCCCACCGGCGATCATTTGTGCTCTCTCACCTTTGGTCTATGGGCAGTGTAGCCAGGCGGGCCGGGGCAAACCATCTCCCCAGGGAGCAGGGTGGCCCCAGTGGAAAGGGCACATCCAGCAATACCACGTCTGCACCCCCAGCTACTTCTGGAAGGGGGAGTACAGGGCAAATGCCCGAGAGCCTCCCAGAGTACCCAGATTATGATTCAGTGATGGCTTTGTACAACACCTGTTACTCCCTCCTGACGGCAGCCCTTTCCTTCACGGCCCCAAACGAGGCCCctgaggcagaggaggagcagggagagtCCTCAGATCACACATGTGTACTCTGTGAGCAGGTCAAGGACAAACCCAATCCCTGA